CGTAGCTCGGTGGCTACAGACCTGTTTCAGTGGTTTACGTCTTTCAGTCCGTCCGTTTCTCGATTTTTTTCTTCCAGTAGGGCGAGGGGCTATGAACGGGCACCCGCAGACCGCTAGCGGGGATGCGGCATGATGGCGAGGAGCTGAAGGAGCTGTACCACGCCGGTGGTTTTCAAATTTGACCCCTTCATTCGTTTTTATCGGATGTAGGTGCGGCTCCGTTTCCCCCCATGTTCTTTGTTCGCAAAATGGTATTCTGTATCGCGGCCCTTCCCCGTGCATGAACTGTCTCGGACGGGGTTTGACTTCTGTAGAAGAAGCCGCCAAGCTAAAGCTCATCTGTGGCTTGGGCGCGAAGTCTAAAATCGAAGAGTATGAGGAACGTTCACGGAACTGCCGGGGGTGCGTTACGAAGGCGGAACAGAAAACTGGCGCTGTGACACACTTGGTGTGCCACCGTCACCATGCACACACACCAGTTCGCGGTTCCCTCCGCGCAAGACGCGAGACTCTGTGATCTTGGAAATGACCATCACTGTCGTCTGGAACGCCCCTGCATGTGCTCGTGTCctcgggagaaagaggcgaagtCGGCATTTCGTTCCTCGAAAGCACCTTTACaccgaagaaaggcgcgctTTGTGAGGATGGTTCTTGCGGGAACGAAGGGAACTGGTATACGCTTGAGCATCCGAGGAGAGTAGATTTCTCTTACCGAATGCTGGGTGGCCGAGAACGAGTCCCCTTGGGCAGCAGACTGGGACAACGCGGTCTAGATGTTCAGTCAAGCGCAGCCAGCAATCGTGAGACACGGCAAGCATTGGACGCCCCGGTGATCACCAACCGGCACAAAAAAGGACCATACGCTTACGCAGGGGCGTGGCGCCGTTCAAGGCAACAGCTTCTTTGGCCCCTCCGTGGTTTGACTTTTTCGTAATTCCTTAGTACGTAGCGTCTGGCCATTTGGGAACTTCCAACGCATGGACGTTTATGACAGAGATGCCTCAACGCTCGTCCGTGTTGAGAATTTACACACGATAGGCTCGACCTGGCAGGTGCTCTCTTCATCTGAtggttcctgtctccgctcgacCGTCGTTCCGTTCTTGGAGCGCGAAATGGCCCTTGCACAAGAAACAAGTACGGCCAGGAGAACAGGCAGGACCTACCAAGGCATGAAAATGTGTTTGCGTGTCTACCGAGGAGCCCAATGCACTCATTTTTTCTGTGCGCATCGCCCTTCCGTTTGAGTGTACCAGACGACACTGTTGATTTCTAAAGAGCGGATGGCTCAAGTGGCAACACAAAGCAACATGGCCTTAAAGTCTGAGCGCCCTAAAGCTGGAGTCCGATAGTTGTTTGGCTTCCCTTGGGAAAACCGCAAGGCAAGAAGCCGCCAGAGGAGGGATCTGGAACTATAACTTTTTTGAGGACGTTTCCAGGAGCCCGCACCGGTGTGCATCGCTCCGTGTCCCATTGTAACGGATGGTCTCCATCGTGATAGCGACACACAGCGCTATTCGGTTTTGGTGGCACTGTATACCCACGTCTCGTACACATTCGCAGAGCGTTGTGAAACGAGAACGGTGCGCCGTCTCGGGTCTGATGTAGAACGGGGGAATTTAAGGCGGTCGCTTGAAACAGAGCATTCTGGTGCACAGTTGAACACAACCCACACCTGAGGATATTGAAGGCATCCCTACGCCCAATCCGTTTTTTGCCTTTCCAAAACAAACACGGAGCCTTAAAATCTCCCCCTGTCTCGGATGCAGGCACCCGTGCCAGGCAGTTCCCTTCCGGGACACGCCCGGATCTCTCTCCACGAATGCCGCAGTCCGAACTTGAGACCGTTTCTCAGCCTGAGCGTCTTTAGCTGCACACACAtccgttcctcttttctgcctgctCTGTACCACAACGGAGACTGAAACCAAAGGGTTGTTTCCATggggcgccgccgccgctgtaGCATGCAACAGCAATGTAAATTCCAAGACCGCTCCCCTCTCCACACAGCTGGGCTGTGCtttccgtgcatgcagctcaCTCACCGCCTCCGTTCCACGCCGTGAGTGCAGTTCCAGTAATTGCCAAGGGGACACGTCTCTATCCTAGACACTGCATCCGCTTGTCGTTTCAAAGGAAGCTCTCTACAGCGCCTGAAAAAGGAAATCCAACTCTTTTAAGGGGGGCTGACTGTGCTGCGGTTCGATAGGAAAACGATCGGTGGTCGCCGCATGCGCCATACCAATGTTGAGTGCGTCGATGAGACGTGGACTCTCTGCACTCGAAGTCGACCACACAGTCGTGCTTGCGTTGACGTTTTagttctcttttcctttcagAGTGACCTCTGAATTCCAAGAGTGCCAGCgccttgtgtctctctctttatttcatcccgtgtctctcttaGATCGCGTTTGAAGATCTGAATTCCCATACCATTTTCGCGGACGACGCTCCTCAAACCTCTTGACCGCGAACAGGTGTGCGCTTGGTGGCAGTTGCGGTTTTGTTTGAAGTGCATGGTGCTTGCGGATCTGTGCTAAAGGGGTGTGAAGGtggtctctctgtgcgctTGTCGTAGACACCAATCCATTCAATTTTCGCCCCGTTCTCCACGAAAACCCGTAATTCCTTGCCATATTGATACGCTTCCCATGCAAACGCTAATTAGCTTCCTATATTGTGCGCCTGGTAAGCTCTCCCGGACCGCGACACGGTCCATGCAGTCATCGCCGCCCGACTTTCTGGAAACCCCGCCTAGCAAGAGGGGAGGGGCGTTGAGCTGAAAACAGGCATATCCGGTGTGCgtacacagacacacactcGTATTTTTGTGTGAGATTGGATAGCGGGTGCTTGCATTTAACTGGACGGACAAGGCGCAGCTTTTTCTTCCATACCCGGTCTCGCGGCGGAGCTACGGTCCCTGTCGCCTCCACAAGCTTGAGATCGCGTGCGTTACAAGGCACACAACATCCAAATTTGTGGAACAAGGAACGATGCCAGCAGGCGGGGCGGGACACGCCGGAGGGAACATTGTTCCCGATGGCCGAACACTGGTGAACTGCAGAGACCTCAACAAGGCACGCGATGCATACCAACTGAGAGACATCGAAGCAACGCGGTAAGCCCACCTGCTCGTGCTTTCTCGGGTCCCTGGGATACTTCACCACGAGGCAACCACGCTTCCACCAGTAGGCGCACGAAAACcagctggaagagaagacacaacACGGAAGCGACAGTGATTAGTGAAGCCTACTTTGTTCCCGTAACCACACAGGCGTTTCAGTGCGTCCCTCTCCCGGAGTTTCAGTTCCCAGACGTGCGGCGCGAGGGACAGGGAGGAGGGATTCGAAGCGAGCGGCAATGGGAAAGGACAATCGCCCATTCGGTGGATGCTCACGTGTCCTCGAAACCGTCACACCTGACGTTTTGCTCACGTTTCTCAGATTCTCCGGTGTGGAGTTTCACGGGCGCGTGCCATAACACATTTCATGCGATGGTCCAGGTGGAGTCGGTGGCAGGTTTGTTCCCACTGGAGTAAGCCAAAGTGTGCGGTCGCCAGGAAGGCCCGTGGTGGTGACCCAGCAAAGCACACACCGGAGACCGCCTTTTTGTTCTTACTCAGGGCAGCCCATAGCCTCGATCTTTACCGAGAACTGGCGGGCGATCACAAAGAGAGTCACACGAACACCTCGTCGGATTACGTGAAGGCGGTCGTCTTTGGAGGCCTCGACGGTAGGTGACGACACGCGCGTTCTGTAGCAGAGATGAAAAGCGAAGCGCCCGGACACAGACGACAAGGAAGATCGAAGGAAAATGCTCAAGGACTCGTCTCAGAGCCAATGCCTAGAACCCCAGTGTCCTGCAAAGACCGCCAAGAGCTTTTCTGTGTGGTCGGCACCTGGAGAGTGTCCACTGTAACGCGGATTTTCGGACTGCCGGCGTTTCTTCgtgtcgcttttttcctACTTCTCTGTTGGTATATTCGACAACAGGACGTTAACGCGCCGAAGCCTCTTCCCCGCTGTATCCAGTACATTCATTGTCTTCGCTTCTACGGCACCCCGGCGCGTGTACCGGTGACATGAAGAACTTGTTTGCCGCGTCCCTCTTGCACATTCTTTCTGCTTCAGGCATTGTCACCATCTTCGCGATTGTTGCCGGATGCGTTGGAGCGGATCTGAGCTGCTCTCAGGTCCTCATGGTCGGTCTTGGGAATCTCCTGGCGGATGCCATCTCCATGGGCTTCGGGGAGTACGTCAGTGCCGCAGCCGAGAAGGATTTCgtggaagcggagaagcagagagaagaatggTAGGCGCGTGGTTGAATGTGCCGAGGAAACGTCTGCCGGTGTCCCACCCGCACATGACCGCAGACTAAGTGCAGACAGGTCACATTCGGGGCCATTAACTGGAAAAATATGCCGACTTACCGCGCCCAGCCCTCGATGGGGGCAATTGCCACTGCCTTAATCGTTCGTACACTGCCGCCTGAACAGTGGTGAGGCTCCACGTTAAGCCCACGCGTGGGTCTGTGTTTCCGACGAGAGGATTTCAACACGCTTCACGGCCTCCAAGCAGCCTACAGTATCCGCGTTTAGTCAGAATGCgttcgccccccccccccccccccaaaatGGCCGTTCTTCTTGGCGACGTGAATAACCGAGTGACCGCATTGGCGTATGCAGGCGTGCCTTTGCAACGCTCTACAGCTTTATGTTCCGTGGAGACCACAAGCGACTGCGGAACAATACTTTTTTTAGCCCTCTTTCTGCGCGCTCGCTTTGCTCCAAGGAAATCTGAACTGCCACTGTCGTGCGTGCAATGCCATCGTCACGGCGTCCACGGCGGCATTCGTTATTTCGTTGAAACGTGCATGTACATCGGGCTGCTGGATCGCGTTGTTCAGGGAAGTTGAGAACTGCcccgaggaggagaagagagagatggtgGAAATCTATACAGAGAAGTATGGCTTCTCAAGGGCGGACGCGCAGTCAATGGTTGATATAACTTTTAAATATAAAAAGTTCTTCGTGCAGCATATGATGGTCGAGGAGCTTGGCCTTATGTACGGATTTGATGAGCCCACCCCAATTAAGAGAGGTACGTCGCATGCCAAGCTGACTGCTTCACTCTGACGGGCGCAGGCGCGGCCGACGGCTGGAACAGGTGTCGGTGAGCATACCCGGAATGGTGTCTACCCTTGCATGTGTAAATGTGGCCAACTAAGCTTATATTTAAATCCCTTTCTTACTTCACAGAATAGAGAAAGAGTAGAGTCTCGATTCAGTTTCTGCTTGTGAACTGTCGCTTTTCTGACGGACCCGGAGAGCCCGAGGGCCCGTGGCTTTTTTGTGCGACTTCCAACGTCGTTCCTTTGTCTTGCACCGTTTCTGCGTAACTATATATAGCTGGCGCTTATTCACGTCAGAATGGAGGATGTGCTGAGAGGCGTTCTGCTCTGCCATTGAGGAGCTTGAAGTTGCGCTTCATTTGGACGGGAGGCTCCTCTTCGTTAAGGCCGGAGGGTGGGATAATGTGTGTAATAAAGGCTGTCGGCGTCCCAAGTGTGTAACTGTCTAGAGGGCCACTCTCCCACAACATTGGGTAGACATGATAGTGGGAACGGCGGTTCTTCATTCAACGAGGGGCGACTTCCTGATCCATTCAATATGAAGTGGTTTGCCACCGATTTCTTTCACAGGCTTGGTCATGTTCACCGCCTTCTGCTTTTTTGGGCTTCTTCCCCTGGCGGGCTTCATTGGCTGGGTTGCCGCTTTCGGACTGGGAGCTGAGGCAGATATGGCCTTTCTCATGGCCTGCGTGGTGTCCATCTTGACTCTATTCGTCCTTGGATTTTCAAAGGTCCGTTCGCAGCTGAGTGGTTAGACAGTTCCTTTCCACAAGCCAGACATGGTTTGCTCGTAAAAGTAATCGCGCTAGCATGCCGCCCGTTGTTTTTTGATTTGCTGGTTGGCCAGGGGGAATGGAAAACGCAGGAGTGAGGAGCGATTGTCTGCTCACGCTGAGGCGAAGTCTGGGTCAAAATCCTCAAAATTTGAACGTGAATGCGGAATCGTACCTTTGGGTCCACGGCTCGTGTCGCGGTGGCGAGGGGGATTTACTCGTCAATTGGGGCGGTTTCAGTGTTGGCTGTGGTCGAAGTAGAACATTGCGTTTTAGTCACACAAACGCTTCAGGAGTCTGTACCGTTTTTAGTTTGTCCATCGTACTGTCTCCTTGGTCTTGTGTTAGTGGACCCGCTTCGGTCTTGGTGTCTGTTTAGTGCTAAGATCCAGCTGTACCAATCGTTTTTCTTCAACATCATCTCGTGCCTCTACCAGGAATACGGATGCCACCTGAATTAGAGTGTCACTCCGCCAGTCTGTCTGTTTCCATTGGTGCGATTATAGGGGAAGTTCGTGGGACAGAATCCAACTAAATCCGCCTGTCTGATGGCGCTGAATGGAAGTTGCGCCGGCACAGTGGCTTACGGCGTCGGCAGTTTGCTGCAGGTAAGCAAGAGAAACTTCTTTTGGGCCGACTTTAAGCATTAATATATGCCAAAGAGGCAGGCACGCCTTGCAGTTGGGTGTCAGTGCAAAtgagcgagaggaacgcaTCCAAATGACGTTTCTTGACCACATCAGGCGGCCCGTGGTTGCGTAGGTACTGAGCGATTGCGTTCACGTTTCGTATCATTGTACATGAAATGTTTCGTAGCGCTTACAGAACCTTCCAATGATGCTGATTGGCGCAACAACCTGTGGTAGAGCCTCACGATGATACGTATGGTGTCAGCAAACCCAAGGAGCCGGTGGCGACTGTGGGTTCAGCGCCTCTTTCAGAGGAGCGCTGATACATACTGTTCATTGTGAGAGACATTTGCTGTCGTCGTTGGGTGGAAAAGCTGTACCAAGATGCCTGTCCCCGCTTGAGTGGAAATCATGCTATTCGTGGCACACCGACGACTCTCGCCCTTGCTGCCTGCCCAGAGCTCAATTAGGGTTACGCTGAACTGTGGTATgcacggaagaaaaacagcaacAGTCGTGTCTGGTGTGCGCGCAAAGGTCCCGCTGAGTCCGAAACAGACATCACCTCTCTTGCGTTGTCCCAGTGTATTCCTCGCTCCTGAATTGCCGCTGCGCCGTGTTGTGCGTGCAGCTTGCGGTCGGCGCAAACATGTCTTCCGGTTAGGATGGATGCAAAGCAACTCGGGGTTGGCCGATGGAAGCGCCACATCCTCGGACAAGCGGACATACAAATCTGTGGAGATCCGCGAGCACCGTTCGAGCTAAACTGACAGACACATATGACTCCACTgtcggtttttcttcgccacGATTCGGCGCGTTTGACGTCACTCTTCCGGCAGAACCTCAACGTAGTGCTAGTGTATGGGCTATCAAAGACTGAATCTAAGGACACGGTCCAGTGTTTGCCCGAGTGCGGGCGGATGTTGTGAAAAATTCTTTTTACGGTCGATGAAGGGGAAGTCCCACAGCCCTATGGGACGAAGGACATTGACAATTCGTGTTACGACACGGATGCGACAGAGGGTATTTTTACGGATGCCCAAATTTGTTTAATGCAGCTATGAGCCGATCGAAGCGTGACAGATGGGCTATTTAGACCCTTTGCTATCAATCGATAATCTATACGtcaggtgtctctgcgcgttcTGTTGCAAGGCGTGGCGGGAGCTGCTTAGGACCCGGAGCGTCATAACCGCACCACGCGCCGTTTTGTTTCATACTGGTTGCTGCCGCTCCTCGTGAAAAAAATGGCACCTGTAAATAATTCTCCTATATGCCATTGTCGGCCATTCGGTACCAAGCAGGTTCCGGGCCTTCCGGTCTCCGCGACAGCAAAGCATGGGGCGTGTTTCGGTGTTTGTGGCGCTTGTGGGATCTGTAGAAACCATCTGCTTGTTTGATCGCTTGGACCAGGCAACGGGGAAGCCTTTTGTGTTGTGCATCTTCTTCTCAGTTCCGTGTTCAGCAAAGCAGCCGAGGTCGATTCATCGTGGTTTTTGCGTCGTGAGTGAAACGCTAAAACTCGCGTCGCGTTGTGAAGGCAATCTAGGCAGCATCGAGGGTTTTCCCTCGCAAGTTCACTAACTGCCAAATCGGAAACTGACACCTGTTACCGACATACTTCACGGGGGCTCTTTTCATTGTGTTGTGAATCTTCATTTTAGCGACGACAGAACTTACCTACATCAGGCCATGCCGGAATGCGGCAGCATAGTATTTTGCGTAGCATCGACGTGGGCTTGTAATGCGCGTCCACATGCCATTGAGACCACGCCGGCGAGACGGATGGTCACCTGTTGGATCACGAGCACTGTTACAGATAGTGACTCGTTGTTGAATCCAGAGTGACGAATCTTCCGTGTAATGAGTCGCGTATGCTTGGCGGCACTCGTTATTCCTCGAGTCCCCTTCAGGAACACAATCCACTCCGTTGTATGCGTCTTACCATTTGCCTTAGCTGCAGTTAGGGTATTTTCCCGTTATTTGCACGGCCAGGCGGTCGTATACTAACAAAGTCGCGCACTCGCTTTCGTCCTTCCGTGACAATGTCTGCCGTGTAGATTGAAAAATTATTTCGGCGTTTCCGCGCAACCCACGGTGCTGTTGGAGTGCCCCCGAAAGGCTACTGGAGTGGATCATCATGattctgtcgccttttcgcgtTGCATTTGACCTTCAGAATCAGGTGTTTGATGCGGGGTTTTCGCGGGGGCAGGAAAAGTGTGGGTGAGTAACGTTTTccaagacgacgaagaagccaaCAACAGTGCGCTCACATGGAGGCAGCATTCTTCTGGGACGACGCCGGCCCAAAAAGAGCACAGTGTTTTCGCCAACTGTTGAGGAAGCACGAAAATGGCATCTTGACAAAGCGCAGTGAATGGGGGCTTATACGTGGCGCCAGAACCCGTGTCATCACCGAAAAGAACTAGACAGGGGATAAGACGGCGCGTAGCGCACCTGCTACTTCAATGCCAAAAGCGCAACCTTAGGGCACATAAGCTCCGTAACGAAAGCAAACTACACAGCATCGAACTgaacaaagaagaaacaacATTTGTAACCACCGtggctctttttccttcacaGGGGGTTTGGCGCGTGTACTGCGGGGAGCCCTCGACTTCGGTGTTCTCAATACTTGCTAAATGTCATTGGCGTGTCAGCCGACATCTTATTGAACGACACACGCATTCGGAGCTGGTGTGAAAGCACTGGATGATGAAGGTGGGACGACTGTTGCGCCTGGTGGTCGAGCATTAGAGTCGGTGGCTGACACTCCAGGGGACGTCGTGACATCAGCAGACTTGTTTGACTGCTGGTCCCTTGGCGGTCCCCCCCGATGCTCAAGCTGAGGGGCGAGTACTTCTTGCTGATTGGCCCTATCGGTTGTTCCTTGCTTCAATATGCCGCCGCAGTCTCGGTGTGGCTGCGGGTTTATACTTGTGGCAAGGTTAGGCCGCTGAGCTGGCTCAGCAGCACTGATGCGTTTAGTCGCGCTTCTCAACTTTCCTGCAGGATCGGTGTACTCATCGTTATTAGAAGGTTGTTTTCCTGCTGCGCTCTGACACGATCCGTTGTTGCGGTCTGAGCGCGTCAGAGGCTTCTGGCCCGATTTCAGTCCGCGAGACGGGACTTTGGTTGCCGAACCACAGCTAACTTTCATCTGCCTGTGAACATCTTTCGGAGCCTCGgatccttttctcttgtcgTGCCCAGAATGCTCGTGGGCGCTCTTGCCTCCACACTCCAAAGAGGATAACCTCCAGCTGAGGCCAGCAGTTGTGGGGTCCAGGTCAGCCTCGCGGATGCTGCTCTTCTGGAAAGAATCTATTTGCATCTGTCGAACCTGCATATCCGTAGCCTGTAGGTCCAGATCAGCTGATATCTTGCTAGGCTGACCTGCGAGAGCGAGTCCAACCGGAGCAGCCACACATGACTCACTGGTGGCCGGTTCATATGTAAACTGAGTTTCCATCCCCTGCGACGTATTGCACCGATCCCCCTTATCGACCGGGGAGGAAGCTGCCACATTGATTTCGTGTGCTGTCCATATTTTTGCTTGATTACTCGGTTGCATGGTTCTTGCTGCATTCATGAGTGCCTGCACTTGCGGGATCATAGTGGGATCAAGTTTCTTTGATGGCGCAGAAGAGCCCACGGGAGTCCCGAGGTTCTTTGAACTGTTCGCGGGACGATCCACGGGAACTGAAGAGGTAGGAGAAAAACCTTGCGGGTAATTGCTACGCCGACTCAGGGAACTCGGAACCCCAGCGCCATCAGTTGTTGATACGAACCGCGGAAGTTGCGTGGGTAGCACAtgcgaggaaacgggaggTGGCGGAGGCGGGGGTCTCTGGCAGTCCTTGTTTTGCGAATGGTGAGTTTCCGAGCTGAAACTGCAATCACAAGAGCCTCCGGGCGCCGTTACAGGAGCTGGAGATGCTGGAACTCCCATGGGATACGTGGGAAcagaagcaggagaagacgccggatGTGAGCCGCTCGGCGGCGCTCCAAGCAATCCTTGGTGTCCCTGAGGAGCATGATTCCGTATCGCATGCTTCATCTCTTCAGCAAACGTCTCAGATTGAGAAGTCCCGGGCAGCGGTGCACAGCCAGAAGCTCGTCTACATGCCTGTGGCTCAGCCGCGGACCCTTCGCCTAGGAACTGTTTGACGTAGGTTGAGTTGCGAGATATTACGAAATCGCCAGGGTTCTCCGGGATGCGAGGAAACAGCAGGAGCCTGACAGCTTTAAGGAAAGCCGAGGGGTGAAGCAAGATTGCggacgagacgagagaccGGCGCTCTTGTACCGGCAGCCTAGTATCGGCGGATAAAAGAGCCAGAAACAACAAGAAGGATACGCTGCTCTCCCCACGAAGAGACGAAATGAGGAGAGTTAGACACGACGGAGACGTGAGATAAGATAGCAGTACTGAAAACAAGGGAGATGCGGTGGACGCGAGCGACGCTATCCAA
The sequence above is a segment of the Neospora caninum Liverpool complete genome, chromosome IX genome. Coding sequences within it:
- a CDS encoding putative integral membrane protein; the encoded protein is MPAGGAGHAGGNIVPDGRTLVNCRDLNKARDAYQLRDIEATRAAHSLDLYRELAGDHKESHTNTSSDYVKAVVFGGLDGIVTIFAIVAGCVGADLSCSQVLMVGLGNLLADAISMGFGEYVSAAAEKDFVEAEKQREEWEVENCPEEEKREMVEIYTEKYGFSRADAQSMVDITFKYKKFFVQHMMVEELGLMYGFDEPTPIKRGLVMFTAFCFFGLLPLAGFIGWVAAFGLGAEADMAFLMACVVSILTLFVLGFSKGKFVGQNPTKSACLMALNGSCAGTVAYGVGSLLQLAVGANMSSG